A DNA window from Pseudodesulfovibrio thermohalotolerans contains the following coding sequences:
- a CDS encoding molybdate ABC transporter permease subunit, whose protein sequence is MDFVGILAQPETIDPLRLTLKALAASGALHLVGGVLIAYYLTSGKGALRSVVDFLVTLPLVFPPVATGFILLMLLGRAGWLGQYSPVDIVFNFPGVVLASFVSGLPLMVKPVEAALRGDVRRLGEISQVLGKSDWQTFWLVLLPNIRRNVTAGWFLALGRSLGEVGVTLMLGGNIIGKTNTLSLEIYNAVFSGEFDRAMVLAVVIGLFSLTIFAALKKLSAV, encoded by the coding sequence ATGGACTTCGTCGGCATACTGGCCCAGCCGGAGACAATCGATCCTCTACGGCTCACCCTCAAGGCGTTGGCCGCATCCGGTGCGCTGCACCTGGTGGGCGGTGTGCTCATCGCCTACTACCTGACCTCCGGCAAGGGCGCGTTGCGCTCGGTCGTGGACTTTCTGGTCACGCTGCCCCTGGTCTTTCCGCCCGTGGCCACCGGGTTCATCCTGCTCATGCTTCTGGGCAGGGCCGGATGGCTCGGACAGTATTCGCCGGTGGACATCGTCTTCAACTTCCCCGGCGTTGTCCTGGCCTCCTTCGTGTCCGGGCTGCCGCTCATGGTCAAGCCGGTGGAGGCGGCCCTCAGGGGCGACGTGCGCAGGCTGGGCGAGATATCCCAGGTACTGGGCAAAAGCGACTGGCAAACCTTCTGGCTGGTGCTCCTCCCCAACATCCGGCGCAACGTGACCGCAGGCTGGTTCCTGGCCCTTGGCCGCTCGCTCGGCGAAGTCGGGGTCACACTCATGCTCGGCGGCAACATCATCGGCAAGACCAATACCCTGTCCCTTGAAATCTACAACGCGGTCTTCAGCGGCGAATTCGACCGGGCCATGGTCCTGGCAGTGGTCATCGGCCTGTTCTCGCTGACCATATTCGCCGCCTTGAAAAAACTGTCCGCCGTCTAG
- a CDS encoding Rossmann-like domain-containing protein — MKTILETVHERALELWTKEGILDESITVTAAPLSVKEAIGTPEGNDFPIQKGKEKLMEANFRGARGQAFTDHYGNYSGTLAEISELPMDDNFHRAVFVSTTNAVCGSLGLTGNTVHCRDKGPAECAKGVFRYIDEQYGKCRVAIIGFQPALAQAVSAETDVRLVDLDPDNIGQTKRGVLVEGGETSADAIDWADLLLVTGTTLANGTIDMFLTGKPVLFYGTTIAGAAALMGFDRYCPQSS, encoded by the coding sequence ATGAAAACCATACTCGAAACAGTGCATGAACGAGCCCTCGAACTCTGGACCAAGGAGGGCATTCTCGACGAAAGCATCACCGTGACCGCCGCTCCCCTGAGCGTCAAGGAGGCCATCGGCACGCCCGAAGGCAACGACTTCCCCATCCAAAAGGGCAAGGAAAAGCTCATGGAGGCCAACTTCCGCGGAGCGCGAGGCCAGGCGTTCACCGACCACTACGGCAATTATTCCGGCACACTGGCCGAGATATCCGAGCTTCCCATGGACGACAACTTCCACCGCGCCGTGTTCGTCTCCACCACGAACGCCGTGTGCGGCTCCCTGGGACTGACCGGAAACACGGTCCACTGCCGAGACAAAGGCCCCGCCGAATGCGCCAAGGGCGTTTTCCGATACATCGACGAGCAGTACGGCAAATGCCGCGTCGCCATCATCGGATTCCAGCCAGCCCTGGCCCAGGCCGTGAGCGCGGAGACCGACGTAAGGCTCGTGGACCTGGACCCGGACAACATCGGCCAGACCAAGCGCGGCGTGCTGGTGGAAGGGGGAGAGACATCCGCCGACGCCATCGACTGGGCCGACCTCCTGCTCGTCACCGGCACCACGCTGGCCAACGGCACCATCGACATGTTCCTCACCGGCAAGCCCGTGCTGTTCTACGGCACGACCATTGCCGGAGCGGCCGCCCTCATGGGATTCGATCGCTACTGTCCGCAGAGCAGCTAG
- a CDS encoding DUF922 domain-containing protein, whose amino-acid sequence MMKRLSAALAGLLLMAVPAMADVVRTVSTEYYQVDGLMPATIARNLRHDSPLTEGNKTYQANTRTDIRTTYEIKPEGGQCRITNVVVYIHLTYLYPRLKHSVDFKTRKWWKKLNRKLENHELIHGEISTKAAHEISDTLDRFPSSDCANVKKEVSAEIRRIMNRMRQDHIEYDRLTQHGLKQERNMGRYP is encoded by the coding sequence ATGATGAAACGACTGTCCGCCGCCCTTGCAGGCCTTCTCCTCATGGCCGTCCCGGCCATGGCCGATGTGGTGCGCACCGTATCCACGGAATATTATCAGGTGGACGGACTCATGCCCGCGACCATAGCCCGGAACCTCAGGCACGACTCCCCTCTTACTGAGGGAAACAAGACCTACCAGGCCAACACGCGGACCGACATCAGGACCACCTACGAAATCAAGCCGGAAGGCGGACAATGCCGAATCACCAACGTGGTTGTGTACATCCACCTGACCTACCTCTACCCGCGGCTCAAACACAGCGTGGACTTCAAGACCCGTAAATGGTGGAAGAAATTAAACCGCAAGCTTGAGAACCACGAACTCATCCACGGCGAAATCTCCACCAAGGCGGCGCATGAGATCAGCGACACGCTGGACAGATTTCCTTCCAGCGACTGCGCCAATGTGAAGAAAGAGGTCAGCGCCGAGATTCGTAGGATCATGAACAGGATGCGACAGGATCATATTGAATATGACAGGCTGACCCAGCACGGCCTCAAGCAGGAAAGGAATATGGGCCGCTACCCATAG
- a CDS encoding FAD-dependent oxidoreductase, which translates to MAKKIQRINGHENGVRVESRILEERIQNAVRQGARRLEIDAMGQHGIGGRLWLSKEEPISVTITGSPGQRIGSKGFPGTTIEVMGPASDDVAWLNAGAEVVVHGNASNGACNAMAQGKVFIAGNIGSRGMTMTKTNPRFDAPELWVLGSVGDYFAEFMAGGTAVICGHEAQSPGNVLGYRPCVGMVGGRIFVRGPIDGFSQADALMEPIDDATWAWLTENIEQFLKRIKRSRLLKRLTRREEWQLIRAKTPFEKKGRVRRAMHDFRVNTWDAELGRGGIIGDLTDLDRSPIPLIVHGDLRRRVPVWENRKFMAPCQASCPTGMPVQKRWQLVRDGLVDEAVDLALAYTPFPASVCGYLCPNLCMDGCTRSTQQNMAAVDITKLGREGHKSKAPTMPPLSGKRVAVIGGGPAGISVAWQIRMKGHEAVVFDMAKTLGGKIASAIPYSRVPKEVVEKEIERAAKVIPHVHLQQQLKTKEFEELREEYDFVVLAVGAQKPRMIPVPGHERIIPALTFLQEVKKGEMRSGKRVVIIGAGNVGCDVATVSASVGAEDITLIDIQEPASFGKERKEAEAVGARFKWPCFTKEITEEGVLLQSGELLPADTVIMSIGDQPDVDFLPENIALDRGHVVVNDDYQTTDSRVFAIGDAVRPGLLTHAIGHGRRAAEVIDDIFNNRRPQSDTREMIDYTRMTLEYFDPRVIEFSDANHCGAECSSCGSCRDCYICDTLCPQNAIKRNELPDGGFERVVDPDKCIACGFCADACPCGIWDMKNPAPME; encoded by the coding sequence ATGGCTAAGAAAATACAGCGCATAAACGGACACGAGAACGGTGTCCGCGTGGAATCCCGCATCCTTGAGGAGCGCATCCAGAACGCGGTCCGTCAGGGGGCGCGCCGGTTGGAGATCGACGCCATGGGCCAGCACGGCATTGGCGGCAGACTCTGGCTTTCCAAGGAAGAGCCCATTTCAGTGACCATCACCGGCTCCCCGGGCCAGCGCATCGGCTCCAAGGGCTTTCCCGGCACGACCATCGAGGTCATGGGCCCGGCCTCGGACGACGTGGCCTGGCTCAACGCGGGCGCGGAGGTCGTCGTTCACGGCAACGCCTCCAACGGCGCGTGCAACGCCATGGCGCAGGGCAAGGTTTTCATCGCGGGCAACATCGGCTCGCGCGGCATGACCATGACCAAGACCAACCCCCGTTTCGACGCGCCCGAACTGTGGGTACTCGGCTCGGTGGGCGACTACTTCGCCGAGTTCATGGCTGGCGGCACCGCCGTTATCTGCGGCCACGAGGCCCAGAGCCCCGGCAACGTTCTCGGCTATCGCCCCTGCGTGGGCATGGTCGGCGGCCGCATCTTCGTGCGCGGCCCCATCGACGGGTTCTCCCAGGCCGACGCCCTTATGGAGCCCATCGACGACGCGACCTGGGCGTGGCTGACTGAAAATATCGAGCAGTTCCTTAAGCGAATCAAACGGTCGCGTCTCCTGAAACGGTTGACCAGACGCGAGGAATGGCAGCTCATCCGGGCCAAGACCCCCTTTGAGAAGAAGGGCCGTGTCCGTCGCGCCATGCACGACTTCCGGGTCAACACATGGGATGCCGAACTCGGAAGGGGCGGCATCATCGGCGACCTGACCGACCTCGACCGTTCCCCCATTCCGCTTATCGTCCACGGTGATCTTCGTCGCCGCGTGCCTGTCTGGGAGAACCGCAAGTTCATGGCGCCGTGCCAGGCCAGTTGCCCCACGGGTATGCCTGTGCAGAAACGCTGGCAGTTGGTCCGCGACGGGCTGGTGGACGAGGCCGTTGACCTCGCCTTGGCCTATACGCCGTTCCCGGCCTCGGTCTGCGGCTACCTTTGTCCGAACCTGTGCATGGACGGCTGCACCCGGTCCACCCAGCAGAACATGGCCGCGGTGGATATCACCAAGCTCGGCCGTGAAGGGCACAAATCCAAGGCCCCGACCATGCCGCCTTTGTCCGGCAAGCGTGTCGCCGTCATCGGCGGCGGCCCCGCCGGCATCTCCGTGGCCTGGCAGATTCGCATGAAGGGCCATGAAGCCGTGGTCTTCGACATGGCCAAGACCCTTGGCGGCAAGATCGCCTCGGCCATCCCCTACAGCCGCGTGCCCAAGGAGGTCGTGGAAAAGGAGATCGAGCGCGCGGCCAAGGTCATTCCCCATGTCCATCTGCAACAGCAGCTCAAGACCAAGGAGTTCGAGGAGCTTCGGGAGGAGTACGATTTCGTGGTCCTGGCCGTGGGCGCGCAGAAGCCGCGCATGATCCCTGTGCCCGGCCATGAGCGCATCATCCCGGCTCTGACCTTCCTTCAGGAAGTGAAGAAGGGCGAAATGCGTTCCGGCAAGCGGGTGGTCATTATCGGCGCGGGCAACGTGGGTTGCGACGTGGCCACCGTGTCCGCCTCCGTGGGTGCCGAGGACATCACCCTCATCGATATTCAGGAACCTGCCTCCTTCGGCAAGGAACGCAAGGAAGCCGAGGCCGTGGGCGCGCGTTTCAAGTGGCCTTGTTTCACCAAGGAAATCACGGAAGAGGGCGTACTGCTCCAGTCCGGGGAACTGCTCCCGGCGGATACGGTCATCATGTCCATCGGCGATCAGCCGGACGTGGACTTCCTGCCCGAAAACATCGCCTTGGACCGTGGCCATGTCGTGGTTAACGACGATTATCAGACCACCGACTCCCGCGTCTTCGCCATCGGCGACGCGGTTCGGCCCGGCCTGCTGACCCATGCCATCGGGCACGGCCGTCGGGCCGCCGAGGTCATCGACGACATCTTCAACAACCGCCGTCCGCAAAGCGACACCCGCGAGATGATCGACTACACCCGCATGACGCTCGAATACTTCGACCCGCGCGTCATCGAGTTTAGCGACGCCAATCATTGCGGTGCGGAATGCTCCAGTTGCGGCTCCTGCCGTGATTGCTACATCTGCGACACCCTCTGTCCGCAGAACGCCATCAAGCGCAATGAACTGCCCGACGGCGGCTTTGAGCGCGTGGTCGATCCCGACAAGTGCATCGCCTGCGGCTTTTGCGCCGACGCCTGCCCCTGCGGTATCTGGGACATGAAAAATCCGGCCCCCATGGAATAG
- a CDS encoding glutamate synthase-related protein → MLPERPITPSTLSRKDLPWQIKWDINTCTKCGRCTSVCPVNAIELGVFRKRDVKPPMGLNAKPTTEFFTYYGIRQRTDPAYACIGCAMCNMVCPNNAIEPNRQYDSTTLQFQNNRGGQPRTRGGRRNNSESLLDQIKFIRISMLTDPALDAGRHEFDVRTLLGRVLSPEAEIKCFRENGWKPPVREIYPLVIGGMSFGALSPNMWEGLQMGVAYLNEEMNMPVRMCTGEGGCPPRLLRSRFLKYVILQIASGYFGWDEIIHAIPEMKEDPCAIEIKYGQGAKPGDGGLLMWYKVNKLIAAIRGVPKGVSLPSPPTHQTKYSIEEAVAKMIQSMSMAWGFRVPVYPKISASSTSLAVLNNLVRNPYAAGLAIDGEDGGTGAAYNVSMNHMGHPIASNLRDCYKALCVAGAQNEIPLIAGGGIGKHGNLAANAAALIMLGASMVQIGKYVMQAAAGCLGSEKDRCNVCNIGVCPKGITSQDPRVYRRLDPEKVAERVVDFYLSFDTELRKVFAPLGRSTSLPVGMSDALGISDKDAADRLDIKYVI, encoded by the coding sequence ATGCTCCCAGAAAGACCCATTACGCCCTCAACTTTAAGCCGCAAGGATCTGCCCTGGCAGATCAAGTGGGACATAAACACCTGCACCAAGTGTGGCCGGTGTACTTCGGTCTGTCCCGTCAACGCCATCGAGCTGGGTGTGTTCCGCAAGCGGGACGTCAAGCCGCCCATGGGCCTCAATGCCAAGCCGACCACGGAATTCTTCACCTATTACGGCATCCGCCAGCGTACGGACCCGGCCTATGCTTGCATCGGTTGTGCCATGTGCAACATGGTCTGTCCGAACAACGCCATCGAGCCGAACCGTCAGTACGATTCCACCACGCTCCAGTTCCAGAATAACCGGGGCGGTCAGCCCAGGACGCGCGGCGGCCGTCGGAACAATTCCGAGTCTCTTCTCGATCAGATCAAGTTCATCCGCATTTCCATGCTCACCGACCCCGCGCTCGACGCGGGCCGTCATGAGTTCGACGTGCGTACCCTGCTCGGCAGGGTCCTTTCGCCCGAGGCCGAGATAAAGTGTTTCCGCGAGAACGGCTGGAAGCCGCCGGTCCGGGAAATCTATCCCCTGGTCATCGGCGGCATGTCCTTTGGCGCGCTTTCCCCGAACATGTGGGAAGGGCTTCAGATGGGCGTGGCGTACCTCAATGAGGAAATGAACATGCCGGTGCGCATGTGCACGGGCGAGGGCGGCTGCCCCCCGCGCCTGTTGCGTTCCCGCTTCCTTAAATATGTCATTTTGCAGATAGCCTCGGGGTATTTCGGCTGGGACGAGATCATCCACGCCATTCCCGAGATGAAGGAAGATCCCTGCGCCATCGAGATCAAGTACGGCCAGGGAGCCAAGCCCGGCGATGGCGGTCTGCTCATGTGGTACAAGGTGAACAAGCTCATCGCCGCCATTCGCGGCGTGCCCAAGGGCGTTTCCCTGCCCAGCCCGCCCACGCACCAGACCAAGTACTCCATCGAGGAGGCCGTGGCCAAGATGATCCAGTCCATGTCCATGGCCTGGGGCTTCCGCGTGCCGGTCTATCCCAAGATATCGGCTTCTTCCACCTCGCTCGCCGTGCTCAACAATCTGGTGCGTAATCCCTACGCCGCGGGCCTGGCCATCGACGGCGAGGACGGCGGTACCGGCGCGGCCTACAACGTCTCCATGAACCACATGGGCCATCCCATCGCCTCCAACCTGCGCGACTGCTACAAGGCGCTCTGCGTGGCCGGGGCCCAGAACGAGATCCCGCTCATCGCGGGCGGCGGCATCGGCAAGCACGGCAACCTGGCCGCCAACGCCGCAGCCCTCATCATGCTCGGCGCGTCCATGGTCCAGATCGGCAAATACGTCATGCAGGCGGCCGCGGGCTGTCTCGGCAGCGAAAAGGACCGCTGCAACGTCTGCAACATCGGCGTCTGCCCCAAGGGCATCACCTCCCAGGACCCGAGGGTCTACCGTCGTCTCGATCCCGAAAAGGTCGCCGAGCGGGTGGTGGACTTCTACCTGAGCTTCGACACGGAACTGCGCAAGGTCTTCGCGCCGCTCGGCCGCTCCACGTCCCTGCCCGTCGGCATGTCCGACGCACTGGGCATCTCGGACAAGGACGCGGCTGACCGCCTGGACATCAAGTACGTCATCTAA
- a CDS encoding class II glutamine amidotransferase domain-containing protein produces MCRLFALTSRDPVSPMRAIDALNVMKEGHDGSGVGLFLSGLGGPWEELKEYPILSGIFTDEGLSRMSDYMTKNGFQPKYSATFTPDVEPPGGTPRRGTYASIAFKIPDGWKGMAEDQVSRNLVQMRLNLRAMGEESGDIMVFSFWPDTIMIKEVGDPLAIADYLKLDREELQARHILAQGRQNTNYAINLYACHPFFIEGISTMTNGENTAFVPIREYLMSRGVTGYQGYQSDSEVFTHIAHYATKRLGLDISAYKHVITPMNDDEMRDHPDREFLSDLKRACRKLIIDGPNCVIGCLPDGSMFMAQDRKKFRPGVVGGNPELGIYGFSSEICGLNAAIPDRDRTKDFQPMHLDTAIVGPDCREVLQCSQKDPLRPQL; encoded by the coding sequence ATGTGCCGTTTGTTTGCGCTAACAAGCCGTGACCCTGTGTCACCCATGCGCGCCATCGATGCCCTGAACGTCATGAAGGAAGGGCACGACGGCTCCGGCGTGGGATTGTTCCTGAGCGGTCTGGGGGGACCGTGGGAGGAACTTAAGGAATACCCCATACTGTCCGGCATCTTTACCGACGAGGGCCTCTCGCGGATGTCCGACTACATGACCAAGAACGGGTTTCAGCCCAAGTATTCCGCGACGTTCACCCCTGATGTGGAGCCTCCGGGCGGTACGCCCCGGCGCGGCACCTATGCCTCCATCGCCTTCAAGATTCCCGATGGGTGGAAGGGCATGGCCGAGGATCAGGTGAGTCGGAATCTGGTCCAGATGCGCCTGAACCTCCGGGCCATGGGCGAAGAGTCCGGCGACATCATGGTTTTTTCCTTCTGGCCCGACACCATCATGATTAAGGAAGTGGGCGATCCGCTGGCCATAGCGGATTATCTGAAGCTGGATCGCGAAGAGCTTCAGGCTCGCCACATCCTGGCTCAGGGCAGGCAGAACACCAACTACGCCATCAATCTCTACGCCTGCCATCCCTTCTTCATCGAGGGCATTTCCACCATGACCAACGGCGAGAACACCGCCTTCGTGCCCATCCGCGAATATCTCATGTCGCGTGGCGTCACCGGCTATCAGGGCTACCAGTCCGATTCCGAGGTGTTCACCCATATAGCCCATTACGCCACCAAGCGTCTGGGGCTCGACATCAGTGCCTACAAGCACGTCATCACGCCGATGAACGACGACGAGATGCGCGATCACCCGGACCGCGAATTCCTGTCCGATCTCAAGCGCGCCTGTCGCAAGCTGATTATCGACGGCCCCAACTGCGTCATCGGCTGCCTTCCCGACGGTTCCATGTTCATGGCGCAGGACCGCAAGAAATTCCGTCCCGGCGTGGTCGGCGGCAATCCCGAGCTCGGCATCTACGGTTTCTCCTCCGAGATATGCGGGCTTAATGCCGCCATCCCCGATCGTGACCGGACCAAGGATTTTCAACCCATGCATCTCGACACGGCGATCGTCGGACCCGATTGCCGGGAGGTTCTCCAATGCTCCCAGAAAGACCCATTACGCCCTCAACTTTAA
- a CDS encoding type II toxin-antitoxin system HicB family antitoxin, giving the protein MFEEEKHGFSATFPDFPECTSFGESLDEAVDNAHEALAMFVEEHFAGGELFPEPSKKKVLLAQPENEGKKAINISVEGDGSDFEEFEMVMHVHLLGRIEKYCREYGVSPADFLAAASRMALKNDIFAS; this is encoded by the coding sequence TTGTTCGAAGAGGAAAAGCACGGCTTTTCCGCGACATTCCCGGATTTCCCGGAATGCACCAGCTTCGGCGAGAGTTTGGACGAAGCCGTGGATAATGCCCACGAAGCGTTGGCCATGTTCGTGGAAGAGCATTTTGCGGGTGGTGAACTCTTCCCGGAACCCTCAAAAAAGAAGGTTTTGCTCGCTCAACCCGAGAACGAAGGCAAAAAAGCGATCAATATCTCGGTTGAAGGGGATGGCAGCGACTTCGAAGAGTTCGAAATGGTCATGCACGTTCATCTTTTGGGCAGAATCGAGAAATATTGCCGGGAGTATGGTGTTTCACCCGCCGATTTTCTTGCCGCCGCGTCGAGAATGGCGCTCAAGAACGATATTTTCGCCTCCTGA
- the mltA gene encoding murein transglycosylase A codes for MIFRKLFVYSALVFTLLTAGCATEAPPPPAAVSETPAYAPLSGAEARELVAQLSIKAQNLGSWSALRPGIEANLRYIRTRSRDAVCVRRPGLVLTWGQLHDSVSELASLLDQLDHAPNLLAERFSWFKLEPGTLLTGYYEPWLKASLAPDNNYKYPLYGVPGDLKVADLGLFHPRWAGQRLVYRVDGDRIEPYYDRSAIDGLGALEGAGDEIAWAADPVDVFFLQIQGSGRLDLPDGTYKHILYGGKNGRQYVSIGRVLIDKGYVPREEMSMQRIRKFLRENPDVAQDILFRNPSYVFFRLADEGPFGSINAILTPRVSVAVDRSMIPLGSVVALKTALMDYDTGGSEQFFSLVLAQDTGGAIQGTRMDLFCGTGEEAEHLAGHLQEGAVVYMPLSKRVLASLPGNPQ; via the coding sequence ATGATCTTCCGAAAGTTATTCGTTTATTCCGCCCTTGTGTTCACGCTGCTGACGGCCGGGTGCGCCACCGAAGCGCCTCCGCCGCCCGCCGCCGTATCCGAAACTCCCGCCTATGCTCCCCTGAGCGGGGCCGAGGCCCGTGAGCTTGTGGCCCAGCTCTCGATCAAGGCCCAGAATCTCGGCTCCTGGTCGGCCTTGCGGCCCGGCATCGAGGCGAACCTGCGCTACATCCGCACCCGTTCCCGGGACGCGGTCTGCGTCAGGCGGCCCGGTCTGGTTCTGACCTGGGGCCAGTTGCACGATTCGGTGAGCGAGCTCGCGTCTTTGCTCGATCAGCTCGACCATGCGCCGAATCTGCTGGCAGAGCGGTTTTCCTGGTTCAAGCTTGAGCCCGGAACGTTGCTGACCGGCTATTACGAGCCCTGGCTCAAGGCTTCCCTCGCCCCGGACAATAACTACAAGTATCCGCTGTATGGCGTACCCGGCGACCTCAAGGTGGCCGACCTGGGGCTGTTTCATCCGCGTTGGGCGGGGCAGAGGCTCGTCTACCGCGTGGACGGGGACCGCATCGAGCCGTATTACGACCGTTCCGCCATCGATGGATTGGGCGCGCTGGAGGGGGCGGGCGACGAGATAGCCTGGGCCGCGGACCCGGTGGACGTGTTTTTTCTCCAGATTCAAGGGTCCGGAAGGCTGGATTTGCCCGACGGAACCTACAAGCACATCCTGTACGGCGGCAAGAACGGCCGCCAGTACGTATCCATAGGCCGGGTGCTCATCGACAAGGGGTACGTCCCCAGGGAGGAGATGAGTATGCAGCGCATCAGGAAGTTCCTGAGAGAGAACCCGGATGTTGCTCAGGACATTCTCTTTCGGAATCCCAGCTACGTCTTTTTCAGGCTGGCCGACGAGGGGCCTTTTGGTTCCATCAACGCCATCCTCACGCCGCGCGTCAGCGTTGCCGTGGACCGGAGCATGATCCCGCTCGGAAGCGTGGTCGCCCTCAAGACGGCACTCATGGACTACGATACCGGCGGTTCCGAGCAGTTCTTTTCTCTTGTCCTGGCGCAGGACACGGGCGGCGCCATCCAAGGCACGCGCATGGACCTTTTCTGCGGCACAGGCGAGGAGGCCGAGCATCTGGCCGGGCATCTCCAGGAGGGGGCCGTGGTCTACATGCCCCTGAGCAAGCGCGTCCTCGCGTCTTTGCCCGGCAATCCTCAATAA
- a CDS encoding AI-2E family transporter, with protein MSEIKGPTPLINGGIYKVFMIILLLFSLYLGFSLVQPFMHTMIFSTVLAVLFTPVFNWVLKLCKGRRTMASGLTVGIIIFALLLPMAFLFMALISQGVESLVALNAWIAQGTYKTFLSIEMLDKYVAMLHEQLPFLRVDEVQIQAGILQYSREFAQSMLSFGTSLARDGAKLILHFLLMVFILFYFMRDGTKMVAYIKRLSPLRPKQEDYIIDSLKRVARGVLMGCLLVAVLQGIAGGFGLAVAGIPAFFWGGMMALSSLIPVLGTGLVWVPAVIYLFLSGQWKMAIFLSLWCGIFVVSIDTILRPIFMREASRVSTFYIFIAILGGIYSFGMLGIFYGPLILSFVMVMLQIYLEEYADDLDDHEEAAQ; from the coding sequence ATGAGCGAAATCAAAGGACCTACTCCCCTGATCAATGGCGGCATCTATAAGGTGTTCATGATCATTCTCCTGCTGTTTTCCCTGTATTTGGGATTTTCGCTGGTGCAGCCGTTCATGCATACCATGATCTTCTCTACCGTGCTGGCGGTCCTGTTCACCCCGGTGTTCAATTGGGTCCTGAAGCTGTGCAAGGGCCGTCGAACCATGGCCTCGGGCCTGACCGTGGGGATCATCATCTTCGCCCTGTTGTTGCCCATGGCCTTTCTGTTCATGGCACTCATCAGCCAGGGCGTGGAATCCCTCGTCGCCTTGAACGCCTGGATCGCCCAAGGAACCTACAAGACCTTCCTCAGCATCGAGATGCTCGACAAATACGTGGCCATGCTCCACGAGCAGTTGCCGTTTCTGCGTGTCGACGAGGTACAGATACAGGCGGGTATTCTCCAGTATTCCCGCGAGTTCGCTCAATCCATGCTGTCCTTCGGCACATCGCTGGCCAGGGACGGGGCCAAGCTTATTCTGCATTTTCTGCTCATGGTCTTCATTCTGTTTTATTTCATGCGTGACGGCACCAAGATGGTCGCCTACATCAAGCGCCTTTCGCCGTTGCGGCCCAAGCAGGAGGATTATATCATCGACAGCCTGAAGCGAGTGGCCAGGGGGGTGCTCATGGGCTGTCTGCTGGTGGCCGTGCTCCAGGGCATTGCCGGCGGCTTCGGATTGGCCGTGGCGGGCATCCCTGCGTTTTTCTGGGGCGGCATGATGGCCCTGTCTTCGCTCATTCCCGTACTCGGCACGGGGTTGGTGTGGGTTCCGGCCGTGATCTATCTGTTCCTTTCGGGGCAGTGGAAGATGGCCATATTCCTTTCCCTGTGGTGCGGCATATTCGTGGTCAGCATTGACACCATTCTGCGTCCCATTTTTATGCGCGAGGCTTCGCGTGTTTCGACCTTCTACATTTTCATAGCCATTCTCGGCGGCATCTATTCCTTTGGTATGCTGGGCATATTCTACGGCCCGTTGATCCTGAGTTTTGTCATGGTCATGTTGCAGATATACTTGGAGGAATACGCCGACGATCTGGACGACCACGAAGAGGCTGCCCAATGA
- a CDS encoding transporter substrate-binding domain-containing protein, with translation MKRIITIMAVLSVLLCTAMSAQAADIELARKSTLEQIVQRGTLRVGLEAGYMPFEMTDKKGNIVGFDVDMVREMAKAMGVKLELVNTAWDGIIPGLLSGKYDLIASGMTINQERNLKVNFATPYIVVGQTALVSAKSADKIKTWKDLNQKDVIITSKLGTTGEQAAKRLFPKATYKSFEMEDQAMLETMNGKADATVYDLPMTSIFYTQHGKEAGMKFLDEPFTYEPLGWAINKGDPDFLNWLNNFIVQIKNDGRYDRIYNKWFGSNEWYNEVQ, from the coding sequence ATGAAACGCATCATTACCATCATGGCCGTACTGTCCGTGCTGCTTTGCACCGCAATGTCCGCACAGGCTGCCGACATCGAACTCGCAAGAAAATCCACCCTTGAGCAGATCGTTCAGCGCGGCACCCTGCGCGTCGGCCTCGAAGCGGGCTACATGCCCTTCGAAATGACCGACAAAAAGGGCAACATCGTCGGCTTCGACGTCGACATGGTCAGGGAAATGGCCAAGGCCATGGGCGTCAAGCTTGAGCTCGTGAACACTGCCTGGGACGGCATCATCCCCGGCCTGCTCTCCGGCAAGTACGACCTGATCGCCTCCGGCATGACCATCAACCAGGAACGCAACCTCAAGGTCAACTTCGCCACCCCCTACATCGTGGTCGGCCAGACCGCGCTGGTCTCCGCCAAGTCCGCGGACAAGATCAAGACCTGGAAGGACCTGAACCAGAAGGACGTCATCATCACCTCCAAGCTCGGCACCACCGGCGAACAGGCTGCCAAGCGCCTCTTCCCCAAGGCCACCTACAAGTCCTTCGAGATGGAAGACCAGGCCATGCTGGAGACCATGAACGGCAAGGCCGACGCCACCGTCTACGACCTGCCCATGACCTCCATCTTCTACACCCAGCACGGCAAGGAAGCCGGCATGAAGTTCCTGGACGAGCCCTTCACCTACGAGCCGCTCGGATGGGCCATCAACAAGGGCGACCCGGATTTCCTGAACTGGCTGAACAACTTCATCGTCCAGATCAAGAACGACGGCCGTTACGACCGAATCTACAACAAGTGGTTCGGCTCCAACGAATGGTACAACGAAGTCCAGTAA